The following proteins are co-located in the Psilocybe cubensis strain MGC-MH-2018 chromosome 5, whole genome shotgun sequence genome:
- a CDS encoding putative secreted protein (putative secreted protein ARB_04696), which yields MHSKYPSLLSLAVIASQSFAAPGPYESRATVDSVSATLDGVTYINKGLVGFGLIPSNFTESTGDTLGGFGSAIAIKRGTFRQRNGVFSGTLLARPDRGFNVDGTIDYQARQHEIDFLLTPYYGSTNLTFQAAQETLKITYRNTVLQFDRLHKKTSGLDPTAVRNAQFGSNIIPFLDPAMPIVSKDDNRLVVDVEGLVANADGTFWVSDEYGPYIYRFSATGQLIQTIQPPDAFLPRDASGALNFTSEVNPITGRSPNQGFEGLTFDDSTNTLYAMLQSATIQDGGSSKPTARNTRLLAYDVGNPAAKPKLIGEWVVPLPGTASKGNVLACSEIKFVSKGIFLALSRDGDGHGGGDNKSSYKHVDLFSISQATDIHGTKFDNPANPVSPGGVLDSSIVPAQYVSFVDLIDPVQLGRFGLHNGKPADPTLIDAKWESLALAPVNDPQFPDDYFLFTVADNDFLTTQGISLGEPYNAGIDVDTQFMVFRLTMPSIVKGSVQRSIGIL from the exons ATGCACTCTAAATACCCGAGCTTGCTTTCCCTTGCCGTTATTGCTAGTCAGTCCTTTGCAGCGCCGGGTCCTTATGAGTCTCGTGCAACGGTGGACTCAGTGTCAGCTACTCTCGATGGTGTAACGTATATCAACAAG GGACTGGTTGGTTTCGGGCTTATACCATCAAACTTCACTGAATCGACGGGGGACACACTCGGTGGATTCGGAAGTGCAATTGCAATAAAACGGGGAACTTTCAGACAgagaaatggtgttttttCGGGGACATTGCTAGCTAGACCTGATCGTGGATTTAACGT AGACGGAACGATTGATTATCAAGCTCGGCAGCACGAAATAGATTTTCTGCTGACACCCTATTACGGTTCTACAAACCTGACATTTCAGGCAGCTCAAGAAACATTAAAGATTACTTATCGGAATACGGTGCTACAGTTCGACAGGCTTCACAAGAAGACAAGTGGTCTGGACCCTACTGCGGTGAGAAATGCACAATTTGGATCCAACATCATCCCCTTCTTGGATCCAGCGATGCCAATCGTCTCTAAAGACGATAACAGACTCGTTGTTGACGTCGAAGGGCTAGTCGCAAACGCTGATGGAAC ATTTTGGGTTAGCGATGAATACGGGCCTTATATTTACCGTTTTTCAGCAACTGGTCAACTTATACAGACTATCCAACCCCCTGATGCTTTTCTTCCCCGTGACGCATCTGGAGCGTTGAACTTCACCTCAGAAGTCAATCCCATTACAGGCCGTTCGCCAAATCAAG GATTTGAGGGTTTGACTTTTGACGATTCAACCAATACCCTATATGCTATGCTGCAATCGGCCACAATCCAGGATGGAGGGTCTTCGAAGCCCACAGCGCGTAACACGCGTCTCCTCGCATACGACGTCGGAAATCCAGCTGCGAAACCCAAGTTGATTGGAGAATGGGTGGTTCCGCTCCCAGGCACCGCGAGCAAAGGAAATGTCCTAGCGTGCAGCGAAATCAAATTCGTCAGTAAGGGAATATTTTTAGCACTTTCCAGGGACGGTGATGGACATGGAGGAGGCGACAACAAGTCGAGCTACAA GCACGTTGATTTGTTTTCTATATCTCAAGCTACCGACATCCATGGCACCAAATTTGATAACCCTGCTAACCCAGTCTCTCCTGGAGGAGTACTTGACAGCAGTATAGTTCCTGCTCAATACGTTTCCTTCGTCGATTTGATTGACCCCGTTCAACTGGGTCGGTTCGGGCTACACAACG GTAAACCCGCAGACCCAACTCTTATCGATGCAAAATGGGAGTCCCTTGCATTGGCGCCAGTGAACGATCCGCAGTTCCCAGATGACTACTTCTTGTTCACAGTT GCAGACAACGACTTCCTCACCACGCAGGGCATATCTCTTGGGGAACCGTACAATGCTGGTATAGACGTCGACACCCAGTTCATGGTCTTCCGGTTGACAATGCCAAGCATAGTCAAAGGAAGTGTGCAGAGGTCGATTGGGATACTTTGA